The proteins below come from a single Argentina anserina chromosome 1, drPotAnse1.1, whole genome shotgun sequence genomic window:
- the LOC126787726 gene encoding nicastrin, with translation MTTRFLRLLLLLSFHLHPSFSGQTSMMESVPDLQSSMYMMLDGYPCVRLLNLSGEIGCSNPGREKVAAPIVKLNNSNELSQRSAVLLAVDEIESFFTRLLNDTTFASNVAGVLVQSGPEIQTKLKGFSPALKFPQSDFAPYRSTNYEWNPIGSGLMWNTYNFPVFLLSKSSTLTLQEAALKNEKSKKSYTADVAEFDLVMQTMKAGTHDSESCLEENACLPLGGYSVWSSLPPINISSAEQSKPIILAVASMDSASFFRDKNLGADSPISGLISLLAAVDALSKEDIVDDFTKQLVFIVFTGESWGYLGSRRFLLELDLQSDAVSGINYSLIETVVEIGSIGKVLRQEAKNFFVHTAGTSSATNETLDALTIAQDSMKSDHIVVLSANTSNPGIPPSSLMAFLRKDSLTSGVVLEDFDTVFTNKFYHSHLDDLSNVNSSAIVAAASLVARTLYILASGNKNASSSALTSINVNVSLVEELMGCLLDCEPGLSCELVKNYITPASTCPSNYVGVILDEPSSTPYIGYVSDISRFIWNFLAEKTSIAKENATSVCSKDCSNDGKVCIRAETDGKGVCVISTTRYVPAYSTRLKFVDGSWTVLPPNNSDPMGLLDAVWTESNWNTIGLRVYTVQNSSFDDIVLLGSIAITILAYLTIVITRAFLTKALKCD, from the exons GACAGACAAGCATGATGGAGTCAGTTCCTGACCTCCAGAGTTCCATGTACATGATGCTTGATGGATATCCTTGTGTTCGGCTACTCAATCTTTCTGGGGAGATCGGTTGTTCGA ATCCTGGAAGAGAAAAGGTTGCTGCTCCTATAGTAAAACTAAATAATTCCAATGAGCTGTCTCAAAGATCTGCAGTTTTGCTTGCAGTGGATGAAATTGAAAGCTTTTTTACCAG ACTATTGAATGATACGACCTTTGCTAGCAATGTTGCTGGTGTATTGGTTCAATCAGGGCCTGAGATTCAGACTAAGTTGAAAG GATTCTCTCCAGCTCTAAAGTTCCCACAATCAGACTTTGCTCCTTACAGAAGCACCAATTACGAGTGGAACCCGATT GGATCTGGTTTAATGTGGAACACGTATAACTTTCCTGTATTCTTACTCTCCAAGAGTAGCACATTGACCCTGCAGGAG GCTGCCTTAAAGAATGAGAAGAGCAAGAAATCTTATACTGCTGATGTGgctgagtttgatttggtgatGCAG ACAATGAAAGCTGGCACTCATGATTCTGAATCTTGTTTAGAGGAAAATGCCTGCCTTCCTTTAGGTGGATACAG TGTTTGGTCATCGCTTCCTCCAATCAATATTTCATCAGCCGAGCAGTCCAAGCCCATTATACTTGCTGTAGCATCAATGGATTCCGCATCCTTTTTTCGTGATAAAAACCTTGGTGCTGACTCCCCAATATCT GGACTGATTTCATTGCTGGCAGCAGTTGATGCGCTCTCTAAAGAGGATATTGTGGATGACTTTACTAAACAG CTTGTATTTATTGTTTTCACTGGAGAGTCCTGGGGCTACCTTGGTAGTCGGAGATTTTTACTGGAACTGGATCTTCAGTCTGATGCTGTTAGTGGCATTAACTACTCATTGATTGAAACG GTTGTTGAAATTGGCTCCATTGGGAAGGTCCTCAGGCAAGAAGCTAAGAACTTTTTTGTTCATACCGCTGGG ACTTCCTCTGCTACAAATGAGACGCTGGATGCTTTGACAATTGCACAAGACTCAATGAAGTCTGATCACATTGTTGTCTTGTCTGCAAATACTTCAAATCCTGGGATACCTCCATCTTCCTTGATGGCTTTTCTGAGAAAG GACTCTCTAACCTCTGGGGTTGTATTGGAAGACTTTGATACCGTATTCACAAACAAGTTCTACCACAGTCATCTTGATGATTTAT CAAATGTAAACTCTTCAGCTATTGTGGCAGCTGCTTCCCTTGTAGCACGCACCCTTTACATTCTTGCCAGTGGCAATAAAAATGCAAGCAGTTCTGCCCTAACGTCTATCAATGTAAACGTTTCACTAGTTGAAGAACTAATGGGTTGCCTATTAGACTGTGAGCCAGGTCTTTCCTGTGAGCTggtaaaaaattatataacacCAGCTAGTACGTGCCCCAGCAATTATGTTGGTGTCATCCTTGATGAACCGTCATCCACCCCGTATATTGGATATGTTAGTGATATTTCAAGGTTTATATGGAACTTCCTGGCTGAAAAAACCTCTATTGCGAAGGAAAATGCTACCTCTGTTTGTTCTAAAGATTGCAGCAATGATGGTAAAGTCTGCATTAGAGCAGAGACAGATGGAAAGGGAGTCTGTGTCATCTCCACAACCAG ATATGTTCCTGCTTATTCAACACGGTTGAAATTTGTAGATGGATCGTGGACTGTATTGCCTCCAAATAACTCTGATCCCATGGGACTGCTGGATGCTGTTTGGACAGAAAGTAACTGGAACACAATTGGACTCCGAGTCTACACAGTCCAAAATTCTTCTTTCGATGATATAGTTTTACTTGGGAGCATTGCCATTACAATCTTGGCTTACCTCACTATAGTGATTACAAGGGCCTTTTTGACAAAGGCTTTAAAGTGTGATTGA